In Saccharomyces cerevisiae S288C chromosome XV, complete sequence, the following proteins share a genomic window:
- the SLP1 gene encoding Slp1p (Glycosylated integral ER membrane hypothetical protein; forms an ER-membrane associated protein complex with Emp65p; member of the SUN-like family of proteins; genetic interactions suggest a role in folding of ER membrane proteins; required for nuclear envelope localization of Mps3p): MANRLLIYGLILWVSIIGSFALDRNKTAQNAKIGLHDTTVITTGSTTNVQKEHSSPLSTGSLRTHDFRQASKVDIRQADIRENGERKEQDALTQPATPRNPGDSSNSFLSFDEWKKVKSKEHSSGPERHLSRVREPVDPSCYKEKECIGEELEIDLGFLTNKNEWSEREENQKGFNEEKDIEKVYKKKFNYASLDCAATIVKSNPEAIGATSTLIESKDKYLLNPCSAPQQFIVIELCEDILVEEIEIANYEFFSSTFKRFRVSVSDRIPMVKNEWTILGEFEARNSRELQKFQIHNPQIWASYLKIEILSHYEDEFYCPISLIKVYGKSMMDEFKIDQLKAQEDKEQSIGTNNINNLNEQNIQDRCNNIETRLETPNTSNLSDLAGALSCTSKLIPLKFDEFFKVLNASFCPSKQMISSSSSSAVPVIPEESIFKNIMKRLSQLETNSSLTVSYIEEQSKLLSKSFEQLEMAHEAKFSHLVTIFNETMMSNLDLLNNFANQLKDQSLRILEEQKLENDKFTNRHLLHLERLEKEVSFQRRIVYASFFAFVGLISYLLITRELYFEDFEESKNGAIEKADIVQQAIR; this comes from the coding sequence ATGGCGAACCGTCTTCTCATATACGGCCTTATTTTGTGGGTAAGTATAATCGGATCTTTTGCATTAGATAGGAACAAAACTGCTCAAAATGCGAAGATTGGTCTACATGATACCACTGTGATCACGACTGGAAGTACAACGAACGTGCAGAAAGAACATTCCTCACCACTATCCACCGGTTCTTTAAGAACCCATGATTTTAGACAGGCCTCTAAAGTTGACATACGGCAGGCTGACATACGGGAAAACGGTGAGAGGAAAGAGCAAGATGCACTAACACAGCCTGCAACACCAAGGAATCCGGGCGATTCGAGtaattcatttttatcgTTCGACGAATGGAAGAAGGTCAAGTCGAAGGAGCACTCATCAGGCCCTGAACGTCATCTTAGTCGAGTGAGGGAGCCAGTCGATCCCTCTTGCTataaagagaaagaatGCATAGGAGAAGAGTTGGAAATCGATTTGGGGTTTTTGACAAACAAAAACGAGTGGAgtgaaagagaagaaaatcaaaaaggaTTCAATGAGGAAAAGGACATAGAGAAagtttacaaaaaaaaattcaactATGCATCCTTGGATTGCGCTGCAACAATTGTCAAAAGCAATCCAGAAGCGATTGGAGCGACTTCTACGTTAATTGAGAGCAAAGACAAGTATTTACTGAATCCCTGTTCAGCTCCGCAGCAATTCATTGTTATAGAGCTTTGTGAAGATATCCTGGTGgaggaaattgaaattgcTAATTACGAATTCTTTTCCTCGACCTTCAAGAGATTTAGGGTGTCAGTTTCTGATAGAATACCGATGGTTAAAAATGAATGGACAATATTAGGAGAATTCGAGGCAAGAAATTCAAGAGAACTACAAAAGTTTCAAATACATAATCCCCAAATCTGGGCAAGTTATTTGAAAATCGAAATTCTATCCCATTATGAGGACGAATTTTATTGTCCCATATCCTTAATCAAAGTATATGGTAAATCAATGATGGATGAGTTTAAGATCGATCAACTAAAGGCTCAAGAGGATAAAGAACAATCCATAGGAACTAACAATATAAACAATTTGAATGAACAAAATATCCAAGACAGATGTAACAATATAGAAACGCGTTTAGAGACTCCAAACACAAGCAATCTCTCAGACTTAGCTGGTGCATTATCATGTACTTCAAAGCTCATCCCTTTGAAGTTcgatgaatttttcaaggtGCTTAATGCATCCTTTTGTCCTTCCAAGCAAAtgatatcttcttcttcttcttcggcTGTTCCTGTAATTCCAGAAGAATCCATTTTTAAGAACATCATGAAAAGGCTGTCACAACTGGAGACAAATTCTAGTTTGACAGTTTCTTACATTGAGGAACAGAGCAAACTGCTATCTAAATCGTTTGAACAACTTGAAATGGCGCACGAAGCAAAGTTCAGTCATCTTGTCACGATATTCAACGAAACAATGATGAGTAATCTAGATCTGCTGAATAACTTTGCCAATCAATTGAAAGATCAATCTTTACGTATATTAGAAGAACAGAAACTGGAGAATGACAAATTTACTAACCGTCATTTATTGCATTTGGAAAgattggaaaaagaagtcagttttcaaagaagaattgtttATGCGTCATTTTTCGCCTTCGTAGGGTTGATATCCTATCTATTAATAACGAGAGAGCTTTACTTTGAAGATTTCGAAGAGAGCAAAAATGGCGCTATTGAAAAGGCAGACATTGTTCAACAAGCAATCAGATGA
- the ISN1 gene encoding IMP 5'-nucleotidase (Inosine 5'-monophosphate (IMP)-specific 5'-nucleotidase; catalyzes the breakdown of IMP to inosine; responsible for production of nicotinamide riboside and nicotinic acid riboside; tetrameric form negatively regulated by inosine and ATP; expression positively regulated by nicotinic acid and glucose availability; does not show similarity to known 5'-nucleotidases from other organisms), translated as MSSRYRVEYHLKSHRKDEFIDWVKGLLASPFVLHAVSHEGDYNDDLATTQRVRSQYADIFKDIEGLIKDKIEFDSRNMSQDEIEDGASSQSLNILGQSRLNLLVPSIGTFFTELPLEQAFLWEDSQRAISARRMVAPSFNDIRHILNTAQIFHFKKQENLHNGKVLRLVTFDGDVTLYEDGGSLVYTNPVIPYILKLLRCGINVGIVTAAGYDEAGTYENRLKGLIVALHDSTDIPVSQKQNLTIMGGESSYLFRYYEDPEEDNFGFRQIDKEEWLLPRMKAWSLEDVEKTLDFAERTLNRLRKRLNLPSEISIIRKVRAVGIVPGERYDEASKRQVPVKLDREQLEEIVLTLQNTLESFAPSRRIQFSCFDGGSDVWCDIGGKDLGVRSLQQFYNPESPIQPSETLHVGDQFAPVGSANDFKARLAGCTLWIASPQETVNYLHRLLETD; from the coding sequence ATGTCCTCAAGATATAGAGTGGAATATCATTTGAAGAGCCACCGCAAGGATGAGTTTATAGATTGGGTAAAGGGGCTACTGGCCTCACCTTTTGTTCTACATGCCGTCTCTCATGAAGGTGACTACAATGACGACTTAGCAACAACTCAACGTGTAAGGTCGCAGTATGCTGATATCTTTAAAGACATTGAAGGGCTGattaaagataaaatagAATTTGACTCAAGAAACATGAGCCAAGACGAAATTGAAGATGGCGCCTCTTCTCAATCTCTGAATATATTAGGACAATCGCGTTTAAATCTTTTGGTTCCATCAATTGGAACATTCTTTACGGAACTTCCATTGGAACAAGCTTTTCTATGGGAAGACTCACAACGGGCCATTTCGGCGCGTAGAATGGTAGCACCCAGTTTTAATGATATCAGGCATATCCTGAATACTGCACAGATATTTCACTTTAAGAAACAGGAGAACTTACATAATGGTAAGGTTTTGAGATTAGTGACTTTTGATGGAGATGTGACGCTGTATGAAGATGGTGGCTCCCTGGTTTACACTAATCCTGTAATTCCTTATATTCTCAAGCTGTTGCGGTGCGGTATCAATGTGGGAATAGTCACTGCGGCCGGATATGATGAAGCTGGAACCTATGAGAACAGATTGAAAGGATTAATTGTTGCATTACATGATTCAACTGATATACCAGTTTCTCAAAAGCAGAATTTAACAATAATGGGTGGTGAGTCGAGTTACCTTTTCCGTTACTATGAAGACCCGGAGGAAGATAACTTTGGCTTTAGACAAATTGACAAAGAGGAATGGCTATTGCCTAGAATGAAGGCTTGGTCCCTCGAGGACGTGGAAAAGACTTTGGACTTTGCCGAGAGAACTCTTAACAGgttaagaaaaagactAAACCTACCTTCAGAGATTTCTATTATCCGTAAAGTCAGGGCAGTGGGTATCGTCCCAGGCGAACGGTACGATGAAGCTTCTAAAAGACAAGTTCCTGTTAAGCTTGATAGGGAACAACTGGAGGAAATAGTTTTAACCCTTCAAAACACTTTAGAGTCTTTTGCCCCATCTAGAAGAATTCAATTTAGTTGTTTTGATGGTGGTAGTGATGTCTGGTGTGATATTGGGGGGAAAGATCTTGGTGTTCGTTCATTGCAACAATTTTATAACCCTGAATCTCCTATCCAACCCTCTGAAACCTTACACGTAGGCGATCAGTTTGCACCGGTGGGATCAGCAAATGATTTTAAGGCAAGGCTAGCTGGATGTACCCTCTGGATAGCATCCCCTCAAGAAACAGTGAATTATCTTCATAGATTATTAGAAACTGATTAA
- the NFI1 gene encoding SUMO ligase NFI1 (SUMO E3 ligase; catalyzes sumoylation of Yku70p/80p and Sir4p promoting telomere anchoring to the nuclear envelope and regulating telomerase activity; DNA-bound form catalyzes a DNA-damaged triggered sumoylation wave resulting in multisite modification of several DNA repair proteins, enhancing interactions between these proteins and accelerating repair; sumoylates Cse4p, a prerequisite for STUbL-mediated Ub-dependent degradation; role in telomere length maintenance): MASVMSNNNNNNNNNNASYMFTNPLSNTGGGLINEIKDAINEMEQLKVLELKQICKSLDLSITGKKAVLQDRIKQFLRKSCDIGHIDPWRPKAIKILIAKVRINSSLPKYSTLWETLKTGAFKHPVASGQLPVTALQSTALPPYSQQQALAYSFTSPFYKPIVQIPDANKKLKQSAGRGCTKMKFKVSKSNHDLLKSNKSYKLYLFSGFSIPFIYETVGHEAIDFPYPCELVFNGTKLEDNVKGLKKQNGTGNPANLTPYLKVPTEMNHLDLHYLNIDKEYSISCFIVEVFSPEALLGKILKRPKIIKQATTAYIKRTLNEQDDDDIITTSTVLSLQCPISCTRMKYPAKTDQCKHIQCFDALWFLHSQSQVPTWQCPICQHPIKFDQLKISEFVDNIIQNCNEDVEQVEISVDGSWKPIHNSSAVITDTVNQNHSVKNENQGTVKQEQDYDSRNAFDTNLRNGSNHNEPEIISLDSSDDEAFIPASKSFPTHVNPRNDQLRADIFPSESEGSSDYNPNHTSTPKGSPTMDQDNYQDAFQMRSFLNQGATTNINDTPTNNSSINSFVTATNGDSRIFYNRGPSTPLLPAVLQNLTNQTEAQRNPYGPNYNTTAQDRNLLGIEGDLPPIPPVDPNSEAETELPTRTTSAAHLPPYIHVSTSGHGDDGKIRKRRHSNVSIYIPKNPYATLMKRRPQANHAIMNKTLAQTNDFNTSAQDNSEVVDLTSD; this comes from the coding sequence ATGGCAAGTGTCATGtcaaataataataataataataataataataatgcCAGTTATATGTTTACGAACCCTTTGTCCAACACAGGTGGTGGACTcataaatgaaataaaagatgcaataaatgaaatggaACAATTAAAGGTTCTAGAGTTAAAGCAAATATGCAAATCTCTGGATTTATCCATAACGGGCAAAAAGGCTGTCTTACAAGACCGAATAAAACAATTCTTAAGAAAATCCTGTGATATTGGACATATAGATCCGTGGAGGCCTAAGGCTATTAAGATTCTTATCGCGAAAGTAAGGATAAACTCATCATTACCAAAATACTCTACCCTTTGGGAAACTTTAAAGACGGGTGCGTTCAAGCATCCTGTAGCATCGGGGCAACTACCCGTGACAGCTCTCCAGAGTACTGCATTGCCACCTTATTCCCAACAACAGGCCTTAGCATATTCTTTTACCTCACCGTTTTACAAACCAATAGTACAAATACCGGATGccaataaaaaattgaagcAATCTGCAGGAAGAGGTTGTACAAAAATGAAGTTCAAGGTAAGTAAATCTAATCATgatcttttgaaatctaACAAGAGTTATAAACTGTATTTGTTTTCTGGCTTTTCAATACCGTTTATATATGAAACTGTGGGCCATGAGGCAATAGATTTCCCGTATCCCTGTGAACTAGTGTTTAATGGCACCAAACTAGAGGACAACGTGAAAGGtttaaagaaacaaaatggGACAGGTAATCCTGCAAATTTAACGCCTTATCTTAAAGTACCGACCGAGATGAATCACCTAGACTTACATTATCTCAATATTGATAAAGAGTACTCTATAAGTTGCTTTATAGTGGAAGTTTTTTCACCTGAAGCTCTTCTGGGGAAAATTCTGAAAAGGCCCAAAATTATCAAGCAAGCCACCACAGCATACATCAAAAGAACCTTGAATGAGcaagatgatgacgataTTATTACAACCTCCACGGTGCTGAGTTTGCAATGTCCTATATCTTGTACAAGGATGAAGTATCCGGCGAAGACTGACCAATGTAAGCATATCCAATGTTTTGATGCTCTCTGGTTTCTTCACTCTCAGTCACAAGTCCCTACATGGCAGTGTCCGATTTGTCAACACCCTATAAAATTCGACCAGTTGAAGATTTCCGAATTTGTAgataatattattcaaaattgcAATGAAGATGTTGAGCAAGTTGAGATATCTGTTGATGGCTCATGGAAACCGATTCATAATAGTTCGGCCGTTATAACGGATACTGTTAACCAAAATCACAGTGTGAAAAACGAGAACCAAGGCACTGTCAAACAAGAGCAAGATTATGACAGCCGAAATGCCTTCGATACTAATTTGCGTAATGGTTCAAACCACAACGAACCCGAAATAATATCTCTGGATAGCTCAGATGATGAAGCCTTTATTCCGGCTAGTAAAAGCTTCCCAACGCACGTGAACCCCCGTAATGACCAATTAAGAGCAGATATATTTCCCTCAGAATCGGAAGGATCCAGTGACTACAACCCCAATCATACATCAACGCCGAAAGGTTCTCCAACTATGGACCAAGATAATTATCAAGATGCTTTTCAAATGAGGTCATTTTTGAACCAAGGCGCTACTACAAATATAAATGACACACCGACGAACAATAGCAGTATTAATTCTTTCGTTACGGCGACGAATGGTGACAGCAGAATATTCTACAATAGAGGGCCATCAACGCCACTATTACCGGCTGTTCTACAAAATTTGACTAATCAAACGGAAGCGCAGAGAAACCCCTACGGACCTAATTACAATACCACAGCTCAAGATCGTAATCTTTTGGGAATCGAAGGTGATTTGCCTCCAATCCCCCCTGTGGACCCAAATTCAGAAGCAGAAACTGAACTACCAACAAGGACCACATCGGCGGCACATCTCCCTCCATATATACACGTGAGCACCAGCGGCCATGGGGATGATGGAAAAATTAGGAAGAGAAGGCATTCTAATGTTTCTATCTACATTCCGAAGAATCCATACGCCACCCTTATGAAACGGAGACCACAGGCAAATCACGCCATAATGAATAAAACTCTGGCCCAAACTAATGACTTTAACACATCGGCTCAAGATAACTCGGAAGTGGTCGATTTAACATCAGATTGA
- the PUP1 gene encoding proteasome core particle subunit beta 2 (Beta 2 subunit of the 20S proteasome; endopeptidase with trypsin-like activity that cleaves after basic residues; synthesized as a proprotein before being proteolytically processed for assembly into 20S particle; human homolog is subunit Z) encodes MAGLSFDNYQRNNFLAENSHTQPKATSTGTTIVGVKFNNGVVIAADTRSTQGPIVADKNCAKLHRISPKIWCAGAGTAADTEAVTQLIGSNIELHSLYTSREPRVVSALQMLKQHLFKYQGHIGAYLIVAGVDPTGSHLFSIHAHGSTDVGYYLSLGSGSLAAMAVLESHWKQDLTKEEAIKLASDAIQAGIWNDLGSGSNVDVCVMEIGKDAEYLRNYLTPNVREEKQKSYKFPRGTTAVLKESIVNICDIQEEQVDITA; translated from the coding sequence ATGGCAGGTTTATCGTTCGACAattatcaaagaaataatttcTTAGCGGAAAACTCGCACACACAACCTAAGGCAACTTCCACGGGTACCACCATTGTAGGCGTAAAATTCAATAACGGAGTGGTGATTGCAGCAGATACAAGATCAACACAAGGTCCAATTGTCGCAGATAAGAATTGCGCAAAATTGCATAGAATTTCCCCCAAAATATGGTGTGCTGGTGCCGGTACCGCCGCCGATACTGAGGCAGTTACGCAGTTGATCGGGTCTAACATTGAATTACATTCCTTATATACCTCGAGAGAACCAAGAGTGGTCTCAGCTTTACAAATGCTAAAGCAGCACCTATTTAAGTACCAAGGTCATATTGGTGCTTATTTGATTGTTGCAGGTGTAGACCCTACGGGATCTCATTTGTTCTCCATTCATGCGCATGGTTCTACTGACGTGGGCTACTACCTTTCTCTAGGATCTGGTTCTCTAGCGGCAATGGCTGTGTTGGAATCACACTGGAAGCAAGACCTTACGAAGGAGGAAGCCATAAAGTTGGCCTCTGATGCAATCCAGGCTGGTATCTGGAATGATTTGGGGTCTGGTTCTAATGTGGATGTGTGTGTCATGGAAATAGGTAAAGATGCAGAATACTTGAGGAATTACTTGACTCCAAATGttagagaagaaaagcagAAAAGCTACAAATTCCCCAGGGGTACAACTGCTGTGCTGAAGGAGAGTATTGTCAATATTTGTGACatacaagaagaacaagtCGATATAACGGCTTGA
- the PET123 gene encoding mitochondrial 37S ribosomal protein mS26 PET123 (Mitochondrial ribosomal protein of the small subunit; PET123 exhibits genetic interactions with PET122, which encodes a COX3 mRNA-specific translational activator), with the protein MGKGAAKYGFKSGVFPTTRSILKSPTTKQTDIINKVKSPKPKGVLGIGYAKGVKHPKGSHRLSPKVNFIDVDNLIAKTVAEPQSIKSSNGSAQKVRLQKAELRRKFLIEAFRKEEARLLHKHEYLQKRTKELEKAKELELEKLNKEKSSDLTIMTLDKMMSQPLLRNRSPEESELLKLKRNYNRSLLNFQAHKKKLNELLNLYHVANEFIVTESQLLKKIDKVFNDETEEFTDAYDVTSNFTQFGNRKLLLSGNTTLQTQINNAIMGSLSNEKFFDISLVDSYLNKDLKNISNKIDSKLNPTSNGAGNNGNNNNTTNL; encoded by the coding sequence ATGGGGAAAGGTGCGGCCAAGTATGGTTTTAAAAGTGGGGTTTTCCCCACAACAAGGTCCATTCTGAAGAGCCCCACTACAAAGCAGACtgatattattaataaGGTAAAATCACCCAAGCCCAAGGGTGTTCTTGGTATTGGGTATGCCAAAGGTGTAAAACATCCAAAAGGATCACATAGATTATCACCCAAGGTAAACTTTATCGACGTGGATAATCTCATTGCGAAGACCGTTGCTGAACCCCAGAGTATAAAATCCAGTAACGGTTCAGCACAGAAAGTGAGATTACAAAAAGCTGAATtaagaagaaagtttttgatTGAAGCATTTCGCAAGGAAGAGGCTAGGCTATTACACAAACACGAGTATTTGCAGAAGAGGACAAAGGAACTggaaaaagcaaaagaacTGGAGCTAGAAAAACtaaataaggaaaaatcTTCAGACTTGACTATTATGACTCTAGACAAAATGATGTCTCAACCTCTTTTAAGGAACAGATCACCAGAAGAGAGCGAATTGTTgaagttgaaaaggaaTTACAATCGATCGTTGTTGAACTTTCAGGCGCACAAGAAAAAGCTAAACGAATTATTAAACCTCTACCATGTCGCTAATGAATTCATCGTTACAGAATCCCAACtactaaagaaaattgataaGGTTTTTAACGATGAAACGGAGGAATTCACTGATGCCTATGATGTAACTTCTAACTTCACGCAATTTggaaatagaaaattaTTACTTTCAGGTAACACCACCCTACAAACCCAAATTAACAACGCAATAATGGGCTCTTTGTCAAACGAAAAGTTTTTCGATATTTCTTTAGTGGATTCATATCTGAACAAGGATTTAAAAAACATTTCCAATAAAATTGATTCCAAATTAAACCCCACCTCTAATGGAGCTGGAAATAatggtaataataataatacaaCCAACTTGTAA
- the SME1 gene encoding mRNA splicing protein SME1 (Core Sm protein Sm E; part of heteroheptameric complex (with Smb1p, Smd1p, Smd2p, Smd3p, Smx3p, and Smx2p) that is part of the spliceosomal U1, U2, U4, and U5 snRNPs; homolog of human Sm E): MSNKVKTKAMVPPINCIFNFLQQQTPVTIWLFEQIGIRIKGKIVGFDEFMNVVIDEAVEIPVNSADGKEDVEKGTPLGKILLKGDNITLITSAD; encoded by the coding sequence ATGTCGAACAAAGTTAAAACCAAGGCCATGGTGCCACCAATAAATTGCATATTTAACTTCTTACAACAGCAAACACCAGTAACGATATGGTTATTCGAGCAAATCGGCATAAGAATCAAGGGTAAAATAGTTGGATTTGATGAGTTCATGAATGTTGTCATCGATGAAGCCGTGGAAATTCCTGTGAATAGTGCCGATGGTAAAGAAGATGTGGAGAAGGGCACGCCCTTGGGGAAGATCCTGTTGAAAGGCGATAATATCACATTGATAACATCAGCGGactga